In Desulfofundulus kuznetsovii DSM 6115, the following are encoded in one genomic region:
- the cas2 gene encoding CRISPR-associated endonuclease Cas2, translated as MYVILVYDVNVARVGKVLKIARKYLNWVQNSVLEGELTEATFRALKADMERIIDPEEDSLLFYVLGNQKYAKRELMGIKKGGEEWIF; from the coding sequence ATGTACGTCATCCTTGTATACGATGTAAATGTTGCCCGTGTGGGTAAGGTGCTGAAAATTGCGCGGAAGTACCTGAACTGGGTTCAGAACTCGGTCCTGGAGGGTGAGCTGACCGAAGCAACCTTCCGTGCGTTGAAGGCCGACATGGAGCGAATTATCGATCCGGAAGAGGATTCGCTCCTCTTTTATGTCCTGGGAAACCAGAAATATGCTAAAAGAGAACTGATGGGGATAAAGAAAGGTGGGGAGGAGTGGATCTTTTAG
- the cas1b gene encoding type I-B CRISPR-associated endonuclease Cas1b, with product MQKTLYLFASGRLKRKDNTICVESEEGTKYFPVTSLRDIVVFGEVDLNKKLLEFMQENEVVLHFFGHYGNYVGSFYPREHYNSGYVILRQAEHYLDPGRRLNLARKFVEGALANILQVLRYYQNRGKDLAPYIEPIACLAGDRLPLCGNIEELMAIEGNARAYYYDSFNIILEGAPFVIKGRSKRPPADPLNALISFGNSLIYTKVLTEIYKTHLDPRIGYLHATNFRRFTLNLDVAEIFKPIFADRVLFTLVGKKMIGPGDFERHGAAVLLKESGRRLYVKELEDKLQTTFYHRRLKRNVSYQTLIRLELYKLEKHLIGEETYEPFVSRW from the coding sequence ATGCAGAAAACCCTGTATCTATTTGCCAGCGGCCGGCTTAAGCGCAAGGATAATACCATCTGCGTGGAAAGCGAGGAGGGGACGAAATATTTCCCTGTAACCAGCCTGCGGGACATTGTCGTTTTTGGCGAGGTGGATCTGAACAAGAAGCTGCTGGAGTTCATGCAGGAGAATGAAGTTGTGTTGCACTTTTTCGGCCACTATGGGAATTATGTGGGGAGCTTTTATCCCCGGGAACATTATAATTCCGGGTATGTGATCCTCCGCCAGGCCGAACACTACCTGGATCCCGGCCGCCGTCTCAACCTGGCGCGGAAGTTCGTGGAGGGTGCGCTGGCCAATATCCTGCAGGTGCTGCGCTACTACCAGAACAGGGGGAAGGATCTGGCTCCTTACATCGAACCCATTGCCTGCCTGGCCGGGGACAGATTGCCCCTCTGCGGCAATATTGAAGAGCTTATGGCCATTGAAGGCAACGCCCGGGCCTATTATTACGACAGTTTTAACATTATTCTGGAAGGGGCTCCGTTTGTCATCAAAGGGCGCAGCAAACGGCCCCCTGCAGATCCCCTCAATGCGCTTATCAGTTTCGGCAATTCGCTGATTTATACCAAGGTTCTCACCGAAATATACAAGACTCACCTGGACCCGCGCATCGGCTATCTGCACGCCACGAACTTCCGCCGTTTTACCTTGAACCTGGATGTGGCGGAAATCTTCAAGCCCATTTTTGCCGACCGCGTGCTTTTTACCCTGGTGGGCAAAAAGATGATCGGACCGGGTGATTTTGAACGCCACGGTGCGGCTGTCCTGCTCAAGGAGTCGGGCCGCCGCCTTTACGTGAAAGAACTGGAGGATAAGCTTCAGACCACCTTCTATCACCGGCGCCTCAAGCGCAATGTCAGTTACCAGACCCTGATACGGCTGGAATTGTACAAGCTGGAGAAACACCTGATCGGGGAGGAAACCTATGAGCCCTTTGTAAGCCGCTGGTAA
- the cas5 gene encoding CRISPR-associated protein Cas5, which translates to MKRVLIFDLTGPMAHFRKYYTNSSSLTYGFPPRTVLMGVVAAVVGYERDSYYELLDRGRFAVAVKVPGRRLVQTVNYVRTKREDLTELRRLGRARGTQTPVEFLLPEGDYRRLRFRIFFSHPDAGLVEEAAARLRENRTYYPLYLGLTECIAAGEYVALAGPDDYDVLPAGTALTLTSVLNAALLQEILLSGETPSRRLVRERAPHSFGPGRILRPPVSVIYEARAQSLNVRLAVPACRFLVGDNAVETVAFLEG; encoded by the coding sequence TTGAAACGGGTACTCATTTTTGACCTTACCGGTCCGATGGCCCACTTTCGCAAGTATTACACCAACTCCTCATCCCTGACCTACGGCTTCCCGCCGCGCACCGTGCTGATGGGCGTGGTGGCGGCCGTCGTGGGATATGAACGGGACTCGTATTATGAGTTGCTAGACCGGGGACGTTTTGCAGTGGCTGTAAAGGTGCCCGGGCGGCGGCTGGTTCAGACCGTAAATTATGTGCGGACGAAAAGGGAAGACCTCACCGAGTTAAGGCGCCTGGGCCGGGCGCGGGGCACCCAGACGCCGGTGGAGTTTCTTTTGCCGGAGGGCGACTACCGCAGGTTGCGCTTCCGCATCTTCTTTTCCCACCCGGATGCCGGGCTGGTGGAGGAGGCGGCCGCCCGCCTGCGGGAAAACAGGACATATTATCCCCTGTACCTGGGGCTGACCGAGTGTATTGCCGCCGGGGAGTATGTGGCCCTGGCCGGCCCGGATGACTATGATGTTCTCCCGGCGGGAACGGCGCTCACCCTTACTTCGGTCCTTAACGCCGCCCTGCTGCAGGAAATCCTGCTTTCCGGGGAAACGCCGTCCCGTCGCCTGGTCCGGGAGCGGGCGCCCCACAGTTTCGGACCGGGACGCATCTTACGTCCGCCGGTATCGGTTATCTACGAAGCCCGGGCACAATCCCTGAACGTCCGCCTGGCTGTTCCTGCCTGCCGTTTCTTAGTGGGTGATAACGCGGTGGAAACGGTGGCTTTTCTGGAGGGGTAG
- a CDS encoding CRISPR-associated helicase/endonuclease Cas3: MLYYAHKDGQRYHLLSIHLARVAAGAAARLRSLPGRRELIPAAVLAGLAHDFGKYTSYFQRYLRQGRGGPAKQHAFISGLWAAHLAARLDLPVSLRLAVFLAVIRHHQGLATPDEFLVPARDLSLPSWDTLDPAVSGRLRVVKDQVADLRNQAGTVARSLSWAARRTALFLDGQDLAVPDWLGLNWSRILQEFLDRWTAAYGELYGQWRRLKRRAEKDLKNYFDLLSLFSALIDADKIHAAGVEEGKRVVFPAEGELVERYRAVRFSTPRTSMEMLRENLYRNVTARIKEAPPGQRIFTITAPTGSGKTLAGMQAALYLRGRLTAASGLPPRIIYALPFTSIIDQTFGVVEEVLRAALVSPGACVPTSWLLKHHHLAEIRYQERGDDDGRSLDEALMLIESWQSEMVITTFVQLFHTLIGYENRMLKKFCRLGGAILILDEVQNIPVEYWPLVEETLRRACRQLDLRVILMTATRPEWFGEHEILELAGDPDAARQQFQAVNRVIVSTDITPLTVDLAAADFLRCYRPGRSYLVVLNTIKSSVAFYAALREEWGGKGPPLYYLSTNIVPAERERRLKEIRARLERGEKPVLVSTQVVEAGVDLDFDEVWRDLGPVDSVVQVAGRCNRHFQRPQGNVRLLHLVDQAGEGGRSLASFVYGKIHTLAARRLFAARPYLEEPDFFDAVDDYFRTVRQGKSMAESEGLLEAMAKLRFTRGAGGEEGPAVQDFALIRDLPYYKQVFVCTDAAAEDVWNRYQATVAGERDLKRRKEAFLILKRDFLRYLVSVPADLLLHRIGSESRPPVIPPHLLEEFYDAQTGFKRVKDEGALIY, translated from the coding sequence GTGCTTTACTACGCCCATAAGGATGGACAGCGGTATCATCTTTTAAGTATTCACCTGGCCCGGGTGGCGGCAGGGGCCGCCGCCCGGCTGCGGTCCCTGCCGGGCCGCCGGGAACTTATCCCGGCAGCAGTGCTGGCCGGCCTGGCCCATGATTTCGGCAAGTACACCAGTTACTTTCAGCGCTACCTGCGGCAGGGCCGGGGTGGTCCGGCCAAACAGCACGCCTTCATTTCGGGCCTCTGGGCGGCCCACCTGGCCGCCCGGCTTGATCTTCCCGTTTCGCTGCGGCTGGCGGTTTTCCTGGCCGTGATCCGGCACCACCAGGGACTGGCCACCCCGGATGAGTTCCTGGTACCTGCGCGGGATCTATCCCTGCCGTCCTGGGATACTCTCGACCCGGCGGTTAGCGGGCGGTTGCGCGTGGTAAAAGACCAGGTGGCCGACCTGCGCAATCAGGCCGGTACGGTGGCCAGATCCCTCTCCTGGGCCGCCAGGCGTACCGCGCTGTTCCTGGACGGGCAGGACCTGGCAGTACCGGACTGGCTGGGGCTGAACTGGTCCCGGATTCTGCAGGAGTTTCTGGACCGGTGGACGGCCGCCTATGGAGAACTGTACGGTCAATGGCGAAGGCTGAAGCGCCGGGCCGAAAAGGACCTGAAAAACTATTTCGATCTATTAAGTCTCTTTTCCGCCCTTATCGATGCTGATAAAATCCATGCTGCGGGTGTGGAAGAAGGAAAGCGGGTCGTCTTTCCCGCAGAAGGAGAACTGGTGGAACGGTACCGTGCCGTCCGGTTCAGTACGCCCCGGACTTCCATGGAAATGCTGCGGGAAAATCTCTACCGGAATGTCACTGCCCGGATAAAGGAAGCCCCACCGGGGCAGAGAATTTTTACCATCACTGCCCCTACCGGCTCCGGAAAGACACTGGCCGGAATGCAGGCCGCCCTTTACCTGCGCGGCCGGTTAACCGCCGCCAGTGGCCTGCCGCCCCGCATTATTTACGCCCTTCCCTTTACCAGTATCATTGATCAGACATTTGGCGTGGTGGAGGAGGTATTGCGGGCGGCCCTTGTCTCTCCCGGTGCCTGCGTTCCAACCTCCTGGCTTTTAAAACACCACCACCTGGCAGAAATTCGCTACCAGGAAAGGGGTGACGACGACGGGAGGTCCCTTGATGAGGCGCTCATGCTTATCGAAAGCTGGCAGAGCGAGATGGTGATTACCACCTTCGTTCAGCTTTTTCATACTTTAATTGGTTACGAAAACAGGATGCTGAAGAAGTTTTGCCGGCTGGGGGGCGCCATCCTCATCCTGGACGAGGTGCAGAACATTCCGGTGGAATACTGGCCCCTGGTGGAAGAAACCCTGCGCCGGGCATGCAGGCAGCTGGACCTGCGGGTCATTCTCATGACTGCCACCCGCCCGGAATGGTTCGGTGAGCATGAGATCCTGGAACTGGCCGGGGATCCGGATGCCGCTCGGCAGCAGTTCCAGGCGGTGAACCGGGTCATTGTTTCCACGGATATTACCCCGCTGACGGTGGACTTAGCGGCGGCGGATTTCCTGCGCTGCTACCGTCCCGGCCGCTCTTACCTGGTGGTATTGAACACCATCAAAAGCTCCGTAGCCTTTTACGCGGCGCTGCGGGAGGAATGGGGCGGGAAAGGGCCTCCCCTTTACTACCTTTCCACGAATATCGTTCCAGCCGAGCGGGAGCGGCGCCTGAAGGAAATACGCGCCCGGCTGGAACGGGGGGAGAAGCCGGTCCTGGTGTCCACCCAGGTGGTGGAGGCCGGTGTGGACCTGGATTTTGACGAAGTATGGCGGGACCTGGGACCGGTAGATTCAGTGGTTCAGGTGGCCGGGCGCTGCAACCGTCACTTTCAGCGGCCGCAGGGGAATGTCCGCCTGCTGCACCTGGTTGATCAGGCAGGTGAGGGGGGCCGGTCCCTGGCTTCCTTTGTTTACGGCAAAATCCATACCCTGGCCGCCCGCCGGCTCTTTGCGGCCCGGCCGTACCTTGAGGAACCGGACTTTTTTGATGCCGTGGACGATTACTTCCGCACCGTGCGCCAGGGCAAATCCATGGCCGAAAGCGAGGGGCTGCTAGAGGCCATGGCAAAGTTGCGCTTTACCAGGGGAGCAGGGGGCGAGGAGGGCCCGGCTGTACAGGACTTCGCCTTGATCCGGGACCTGCCGTATTATAAACAGGTTTTCGTCTGTACGGACGCTGCTGCGGAAGACGTATGGAACCGCTATCAGGCCACCGTGGCCGGGGAGCGGGACCTGAAGCGCCGGAAGGAGGCCTTTCTCATCCTCAAACGGGATTTCCTGCGCTACCTGGTTTCCGTGCCGGCAGACCTCCTGCTGCACAGGATTGGCAGCGAATCACGACCACCGGTGATACCTCCCCACCTGCTCGAGGAGTTCTACGATGCGCAGACCGGTTTCAAGCGGGTTAAAGATGAGGGTGCGCTGATCTATTGA
- a CDS encoding MerR family DNA-binding transcriptional regulator → MELLSIGEAAKRLGVHPNRLRVWEKQGLKRPVRLPSGQRRYPLDEIHRILGTGGIKAEPEAVALYARVSTKKQADAGNLARQLERLRVYAQGKGYRIGGGKGSCPGSYRKTLPGGQGPEQPGWFPGKGAGRTQNPPGERHHTESGLRWPEALEKGVQGSGHAGGVAGRPQKPSLLPGRRN, encoded by the coding sequence ATGGAACTTTTATCCATTGGAGAAGCGGCGAAGAGGTTAGGCGTACACCCGAACCGCCTCCGGGTATGGGAAAAGCAGGGTTTGAAAAGACCTGTGCGTCTACCCAGCGGCCAGCGGAGGTACCCGCTGGACGAGATACACCGCATTCTGGGGACAGGGGGGATAAAAGCAGAGCCAGAGGCGGTTGCCCTTTACGCCCGGGTATCTACAAAGAAGCAGGCTGATGCCGGAAATTTGGCGCGCCAACTGGAAAGGTTGCGGGTATATGCGCAGGGGAAAGGCTACCGTATAGGCGGAGGAAAAGGGAGTTGCCCCGGAAGTTATCGAAAAACTCTGCCTGGCGGTCAGGGGCCGGAGCAACCGGGTTGGTTCCCTGGAAAAGGAGCTGGGAGAACTCAGAACCCACCAGGAGAACGGCACCATACCGAAAGTGGTCTTCGGTGGCCGGAAGCTCTGGAAAAAGGTGTGCAGGGGTCGGGCCATGCGGGAGGAGTGGCGGGCCGCCCGCAGAAACCGTCTCTACTCCCGGGGAGACGAAACTAA
- the cas4 gene encoding CRISPR-associated protein Cas4, translating into MSGRGRQFRCRSTGGEKAVATDIRVIGSFVQAMMICPRQVWLMSRQICPDEDNVFLELGRLIGSHAYGRERKEIHLGHLCLDLVRRGGREFVVGEVKKSSRAREAARMQLAFYLYELREMGIEAEGELLFPEERRRERVVLDAGLVQQVEELKRRIIAVIYRDKPPPPQKIPFCSKCAYAELCWA; encoded by the coding sequence ATGTCCGGCAGAGGCCGGCAGTTCCGGTGCCGTTCAACAGGTGGTGAGAAGGCTGTGGCAACGGATATCCGGGTGATCGGAAGTTTCGTTCAGGCCATGATGATCTGCCCGCGGCAGGTCTGGCTTATGTCGCGGCAGATCTGCCCCGATGAGGACAACGTGTTCCTGGAACTGGGGCGCCTGATAGGATCTCACGCCTATGGACGCGAGCGCAAGGAGATACACCTGGGGCACCTGTGCCTGGACCTGGTGCGCCGCGGTGGGCGTGAATTTGTGGTGGGTGAGGTCAAGAAGTCCTCCCGGGCCCGGGAAGCGGCCCGGATGCAGCTGGCCTTTTATCTTTACGAACTGCGGGAAATGGGAATTGAGGCCGAAGGGGAACTGCTGTTTCCCGAGGAGCGCCGGCGGGAGCGGGTGGTGCTGGACGCGGGGTTGGTGCAGCAGGTGGAAGAGTTGAAAAGGCGCATTATTGCCGTTATTTACCGGGATAAACCCCCGCCGCCACAGAAAATACCATTTTGCTCCAAATGTGCTTACGCCGAGTTGTGCTGGGCATAG